The proteins below are encoded in one region of Brachyspira intermedia PWS/A:
- a CDS encoding MarR family transcriptional regulator, with translation MKNEDIKKYMEVIYDFWYTSNRFYYLWAKQYGITDLALFSLFIIYNSGECVQNTITEKLSVPKQTVCSILDNFEKKGYIKKKINPKDKRNRLISLTKKGLTFAEPILKELEKLDMQMLKCLTENEIKNYVEPQKKLMTFMENYFNN, from the coding sequence ATGAAAAATGAAGATATAAAAAAATATATGGAAGTCATATATGATTTTTGGTATACTTCTAATAGATTTTATTATCTATGGGCTAAGCAGTATGGTATTACAGATTTGGCTTTATTCAGTTTATTTATAATCTATAATAGCGGAGAATGTGTACAGAATACTATCACAGAAAAACTATCTGTTCCAAAGCAAACTGTATGTTCTATACTTGATAATTTCGAGAAGAAAGGATATATCAAAAAGAAAATTAACCCAAAAGATAAAAGAAACAGATTAATAAGTTTAACAAAAAAAGGTCTTACATTTGCAGAACCTATATTAAAAGAATTAGAAAAATTAGATATGCAAATGCTTAAATGTCTTACAGAAAATGAAATCAAAAATTATGTAGAACCTCAGAAAAAACTTATGACATTTATGGAAAATTATTTTAATAATTAA
- a CDS encoding glycoside hydrolase family 2 protein encodes MREIINFNTNWKFTKEWNDNIKIEKLNGENITLPHTVAEIPLHYFNESDTWLVSGYQNIFKYEKSKLKDKRILINFEGAMAAAEVFINGKSFGEHKGGYLPFVYDITDELKYGENIIAVKLDSTEREDIPPFGNEIDYLCYGGIYREVQIIIVDNISIENVMLTGLANQNITGKIRIRNSKKESIKETIAINLYNREYHICEIKKEVTLKKGELFTDIKIDEHIDSDRIELWDIDNPRLYRLEVSIPSNEDSFSIKMGFRDAKFTENGFFLNDRRVKLRGLNRHQSFPYVGYAMPERIQKKDADILKFDLGLNIVRSSHYPASRHFLDRCDEIGLMVFEEIPGWQHIGDKQWQKVAVENVKDMIERDFYHTSIIIWGVRINESQDNHSFYKETNKTAHELDKTRQTGGVRYLVGSELLEDVYTMNDFNYDGIADPLRAQKFVTKLDKNVPYMITEYNGHMFPTKMQDCEERLIEHTKRHFEIINAVAIDNHISGSTGWCAFDYHTHYNFGSGDRICYHGVYDMFRNPKLAASVYSSQMNTKNEIILEPITIYARGERAIGGISPLMVATNCDYVEIYYRDELMVKEYPATGKYQGLKHAPVIIKIDVNVPGVSDMGWGDMKLIGYIDGKPAIEKKYLNNPTFKGLEVKADDYEINAVSSGSTWDSTRITVKAVDAIGNRLPYINEAITIEVKGSGELIGNDNPVLEGGYYSFWVKSNKTKGSIKVTVKNKRVKEETIEIKTI; translated from the coding sequence ATGAGAGAAATAATCAATTTTAACACCAATTGGAAATTTACAAAAGAATGGAATGATAATATAAAAATTGAAAAATTAAATGGGGAAAATATCACATTGCCTCATACAGTTGCTGAAATACCTCTTCATTATTTCAATGAATCAGATACTTGGCTTGTTTCAGGATATCAGAACATTTTTAAATATGAAAAATCAAAATTAAAAGATAAAAGAATATTAATTAATTTTGAAGGTGCTATGGCTGCTGCTGAAGTATTTATCAATGGAAAAAGTTTCGGAGAGCATAAAGGCGGATATTTACCTTTTGTATACGATATAACAGATGAATTAAAATACGGTGAAAATATTATAGCTGTAAAACTTGATAGTACAGAAAGAGAAGATATTCCTCCTTTTGGTAATGAAATAGATTATTTATGCTATGGCGGAATATACAGAGAAGTACAAATTATTATTGTTGATAATATATCAATAGAAAATGTTATGCTTACTGGTCTTGCCAATCAAAATATAACAGGAAAAATAAGAATAAGAAACAGCAAAAAAGAAAGCATTAAAGAAACAATAGCTATTAACTTGTATAACAGAGAATATCATATATGTGAAATAAAAAAAGAAGTAACTTTAAAAAAAGGTGAATTATTTACTGATATAAAAATAGATGAGCATATAGATTCTGACAGAATAGAATTATGGGATATAGACAATCCAAGACTTTATAGATTAGAAGTATCCATTCCTAGCAATGAAGATAGTTTTTCTATAAAAATGGGATTCAGAGATGCAAAATTCACTGAAAACGGATTTTTCTTAAATGACAGAAGAGTAAAATTAAGAGGATTAAACAGACATCAAAGTTTCCCTTATGTTGGTTATGCTATGCCTGAAAGAATACAAAAGAAAGACGCTGATATATTAAAATTTGATTTAGGACTTAATATAGTACGTTCTTCACACTACCCTGCTTCAAGACATTTTTTAGATAGATGCGATGAAATAGGATTAATGGTATTTGAAGAAATTCCGGGCTGGCAGCATATAGGAGATAAACAATGGCAGAAAGTTGCTGTGGAAAATGTTAAAGATATGATAGAGAGAGATTTTTATCATACTTCTATTATAATATGGGGAGTAAGAATAAATGAAAGTCAGGATAATCATAGCTTCTATAAAGAAACTAATAAAACAGCTCATGAACTTGATAAAACAAGACAAACAGGCGGAGTAAGATATTTAGTAGGAAGCGAACTTTTAGAAGATGTATATACAATGAATGATTTTAATTATGATGGTATTGCTGATCCTCTAAGAGCACAAAAATTCGTAACTAAATTGGATAAAAATGTTCCTTATATGATAACAGAATATAACGGACATATGTTCCCTACAAAGATGCAGGACTGTGAAGAAAGATTAATAGAACATACTAAAAGACATTTTGAAATAATAAATGCTGTTGCTATAGATAATCATATTTCAGGTTCTACAGGCTGGTGTGCTTTCGATTATCATACACATTATAATTTCGGTTCAGGAGATAGAATATGTTATCATGGTGTTTATGATATGTTTAGAAATCCTAAATTAGCAGCTTCAGTATACTCATCTCAAATGAATACAAAAAATGAAATAATATTAGAGCCTATAACCATATACGCTAGAGGCGAAAGAGCTATAGGAGGAATATCACCTCTAATGGTTGCCACTAATTGTGATTATGTAGAAATTTATTATAGAGATGAATTAATGGTAAAAGAATATCCGGCTACAGGAAAATATCAGGGACTAAAACATGCACCAGTCATAATAAAAATTGATGTAAATGTTCCTGGTGTAAGTGATATGGGTTGGGGTGATATGAAATTAATAGGTTATATAGATGGTAAACCTGCTATAGAAAAAAAATATTTGAATAACCCTACTTTCAAAGGTTTGGAAGTAAAAGCAGATGATTATGAAATCAATGCTGTAAGCAGCGGCTCCACTTGGGACTCAACAAGAATAACAGTAAAAGCAGTAGATGCTATAGGAAACAGACTTCCATATATAAATGAAGCTATTACTATAGAAGTAAAAGGATCAGGAGAATTAATAGGAAATGATAATCCTGTACTTGAAGGCGGTTATTATTCTTTCTGGGTTAAATCTAATAAAACAAAAGGAAGCATAAAAGTTACAGTTAAAAATAAAAGAGTAAAAGAAGAAACAATAGAAATAAAAACAATATAA
- a CDS encoding peptidylprolyl isomerase translates to MRKIIVFILSFIFIQSNLLFNDVVNSIVGIVGSMPITYEDFLSRKTFLTLQARSIGQRVTDDMVYKDLVEERVMYLKLKENNFVIEENDVKRRLESIAKQYNMNADQFAKQLMAEGISYDEYKNSIKKQIAMENLYGLVVNNTEISDKEADEFYNNTKDKSAFEADTLVKLSWIFFKATTFTEKGEKQELATKVRGMAARGKDFAELAKQYSEDEATRKNGGDLGYNLLYDAGKRSLPAQINAGLNLAKRGYKVGTVSSVRELVGKGFYIVKIMEIEKDMESIRTRVKNYLSESKMRESFIKWLDEETKRVSVQIYK, encoded by the coding sequence ATGAGAAAAATAATAGTTTTTATATTATCTTTTATTTTTATACAAAGTAATCTTTTATTTAATGATGTTGTAAACAGCATAGTAGGTATAGTAGGTTCTATGCCTATTACTTATGAAGACTTTTTAAGCAGAAAAACATTTCTAACATTACAGGCTAGATCTATAGGACAAAGGGTTACTGATGATATGGTTTATAAAGATTTAGTTGAAGAGAGAGTAATGTATTTAAAACTTAAAGAAAATAATTTTGTTATAGAAGAAAATGATGTAAAAAGAAGATTAGAAAGTATTGCCAAACAATATAATATGAATGCAGATCAATTTGCTAAGCAGTTAATGGCTGAAGGAATATCTTATGATGAATATAAGAATTCTATAAAAAAGCAAATAGCTATGGAAAATTTATACGGACTTGTAGTTAATAATACAGAGATTAGCGATAAAGAAGCTGATGAATTTTATAATAATACAAAAGATAAATCTGCATTTGAAGCTGATACATTGGTAAAACTTTCTTGGATATTTTTCAAAGCCACTACATTTACAGAAAAAGGAGAAAAGCAGGAATTAGCTACCAAAGTAAGAGGTATGGCAGCAAGAGGAAAAGATTTTGCAGAACTTGCTAAGCAATATAGTGAAGATGAAGCCACAAGAAAAAACGGAGGGGATTTAGGATATAATCTTCTTTATGATGCTGGAAAAAGATCATTACCAGCTCAAATAAATGCAGGACTTAATTTGGCTAAAAGAGGATATAAAGTTGGTACTGTAAGCAGTGTGAGAGAATTGGTTGGAAAAGGATTTTATATAGTAAAAATAATGGAAATAGAAAAGGATATGGAAAGCATAAGAACTAGAGTAAAAAACTATTTAAGCGAATCTAAAATGAGAGAATCATTTATAAAATGGCTTGATGAAGAAACTAAAAGAGTATCCGTTCAAATTTACAAATAA
- the carA gene encoding glutamine-hydrolyzing carbamoyl-phosphate synthase small subunit: MKRYLILEDGSHYEGIGFGADNFKVGELVFNTSMTGYQEVLSDLSYCGQITVMTYPLIGNYGINRDDFESLNPAIFGLIVKEACKSPNNFRNSQTIDEFLKLKNIPAIENIDTRAITKKIREIGTLKAVMSDTIENKDDIVKMLKETPYMNDHVKMVSTKNAFPIPNRGKKVVLIDFGAKLGIIRELSKRNCDLIVVPYDTDFKTIMSLNPDGIMLSNGPGNPKDVKESINTIKELIGKVPIFGICLGHQLISLACGADTIKLKFGHRGGNHPVKDLETGRISITSQNHSYAVKKESLSNTDLIMTHISLNDGSCEGVKHKKYPVFSVQYHPESNPGPEDSKYLFDNFIDMINNNYGEKNA; encoded by the coding sequence TTGAAACGCTACTTAATACTTGAAGACGGAAGTCATTATGAAGGAATAGGTTTTGGGGCAGATAACTTCAAAGTAGGTGAATTAGTTTTTAACACATCTATGACAGGTTATCAGGAAGTATTATCGGATTTATCTTACTGTGGACAAATTACTGTGATGACTTATCCGCTTATAGGAAATTATGGTATAAACAGAGATGATTTTGAAAGTTTGAATCCTGCAATATTCGGGCTTATAGTAAAAGAAGCATGTAAAAGTCCGAATAATTTTAGGAATTCACAAACAATAGATGAATTTTTGAAATTAAAAAATATTCCGGCTATAGAAAATATTGATACCAGAGCAATAACAAAGAAAATAAGAGAAATAGGAACATTAAAAGCTGTGATGAGCGATACTATAGAGAATAAAGATGATATAGTAAAAATGCTTAAAGAAACACCATACATGAATGATCATGTAAAAATGGTTTCTACAAAAAATGCTTTTCCTATACCTAATAGAGGAAAGAAAGTTGTATTAATAGATTTTGGAGCAAAACTAGGAATAATAAGAGAATTAAGCAAAAGAAACTGCGATTTAATTGTAGTTCCTTATGATACAGATTTTAAAACTATAATGAGTTTAAATCCGGATGGAATAATGCTTTCAAACGGTCCGGGAAATCCCAAGGACGTTAAAGAATCTATAAATACAATAAAAGAGCTTATAGGTAAAGTTCCAATATTCGGTATATGTTTAGGACATCAGCTTATAAGTTTGGCATGCGGTGCTGATACTATTAAATTAAAATTCGGACATAGAGGCGGAAATCACCCGGTTAAAGATTTGGAAACAGGAAGAATCAGTATAACAAGTCAGAATCACAGTTATGCAGTAAAAAAAGAAAGTTTATCAAATACGGATTTAATTATGACGCATATATCTTTAAATGACGGAAGCTGTGAGGGAGTTAAGCATAAAAAATATCCTGTATTTTCTGTTCAGTATCACCCTGAATCAAATCCGGGACCTGAAGACAGTAAATATTTATTTGATAATTTTATTGATATGATAAACAACAATTATGGAGAGAAAAATGCCTAA
- a CDS encoding B12-binding domain-containing radical SAM protein yields MKKKEIKKVCITYPPFEYNNGYPLISLNRQFQWLKNPSYAYPMLPSYAATLLKNNGINVVFLDTIASNITTIDWFNNIDDIAPDLIFFEVKTPIINYIWDTIEAIKERYENIYVVLAGDHVTALPEESMEKSKTDFVLTGGDYDFLLLNLVNHINNGEKLDKGIYYRTSNGNIKNTGKFELEESLDRLPFIDRNLTNWKLYSKTNEYFKKTPGTSIMSARGSLYNNYNSNSSNILFDKVRVRNPINVIDEIEYLNKRYGIKEILDTSVYFPTGEWLSLFCETMKERKLNKKVYIDCYVYLGILEYQDYKMMKKSGFKTVIFNLPSGNAKTIEKLGITDNTVENVIESIRLAKKAGLFTDIMVKIGYPWETDEDIINTFNIVKNLMLNGYINSMNVSLFIPYPGTKLFKYCDENNLIKTKNWFDYDMRKSVMELNMDDDQIFKYIEYFYNLSFNPKYVLQKIKSIRDIYDIKYNIKSFKNILSFYLND; encoded by the coding sequence ATGAAAAAAAAAGAAATTAAAAAAGTTTGTATAACATATCCGCCTTTTGAATATAATAATGGATATCCATTAATATCTTTAAATAGGCAATTTCAATGGTTAAAAAATCCTTCATATGCCTACCCTATGCTACCATCTTATGCTGCTACTTTATTAAAAAATAATGGTATTAATGTTGTGTTTTTAGATACAATAGCATCTAATATTACAACTATAGATTGGTTTAATAATATAGATGATATAGCTCCTGACTTAATATTCTTTGAAGTAAAAACTCCTATAATTAATTATATTTGGGATACTATAGAAGCAATAAAAGAAAGATATGAAAACATCTATGTTGTTTTGGCAGGCGATCATGTTACTGCTTTGCCTGAAGAAAGTATGGAGAAATCAAAAACAGATTTCGTATTAACAGGCGGCGATTATGATTTTCTTCTTTTAAATTTAGTTAATCATATAAATAATGGTGAAAAATTAGATAAAGGTATATACTACAGAACATCTAATGGAAATATAAAAAATACAGGAAAATTTGAACTTGAAGAATCTTTAGACAGACTTCCATTTATAGATAGAAATCTTACAAATTGGAAACTATATTCAAAAACTAATGAATATTTCAAAAAAACACCCGGCACATCTATAATGTCAGCGAGAGGTTCTTTATATAATAATTATAACAGTAATTCTTCTAATATTCTTTTTGATAAGGTAAGAGTTAGAAACCCAATAAATGTTATAGATGAAATAGAATATTTGAATAAAAGATATGGAATAAAAGAAATTTTGGATACAAGTGTTTATTTTCCCACAGGAGAATGGCTTTCATTATTTTGTGAAACTATGAAAGAAAGAAAACTTAATAAGAAAGTTTATATTGATTGTTATGTTTATCTTGGAATATTAGAATATCAAGATTATAAAATGATGAAAAAGTCAGGATTTAAAACAGTTATTTTTAATTTGCCTTCAGGAAATGCTAAAACTATAGAGAAACTAGGTATTACTGATAATACTGTAGAAAATGTGATAGAATCTATAAGATTAGCTAAGAAAGCAGGTTTATTTACAGATATAATGGTAAAAATAGGATATCCTTGGGAAACAGATGAAGATATAATAAATACATTCAATATTGTCAAAAATTTAATGCTTAACGGATATATTAATTCTATGAATGTTTCTCTTTTCATACCATATCCCGGAACTAAATTATTCAAATATTGCGATGAAAATAATCTTATTAAAACAAAAAATTGGTTTGATTATGATATGAGAAAAAGTGTTATGGAATTAAATATGGATGATGATCAAATATTTAAATATATTGAATATTTTTATAATTTGTCATTTAATCCTAAATATGTACTGCAAAAAATAAAAAGTATAAGGGATATTTACGATATAAAATACAATATAAAATCATTTAAAAATATACTTTCATTCTATTTAAATGATTAA
- a CDS encoding YkgJ family cysteine cluster protein, giving the protein MKVIPSDSLLKNRKEKVSEKLCADCNSLCCHDLVMEISPPKNESELNTLKWYLHFRHSFIFIYENTWYHMIRSECRYLDKKTYLCKNYENRNEICSKHSPPKCERYEEWYDVIFDDQYELEKYVYEKKIIKKKSSTTKKKVAKKTK; this is encoded by the coding sequence TTGAAAGTTATACCTTCCGATAGTTTATTAAAAAATAGAAAAGAAAAAGTAAGTGAAAAATTATGTGCCGACTGCAATTCATTATGCTGTCATGATTTGGTTATGGAAATATCTCCGCCTAAAAATGAAAGCGAACTTAATACATTAAAATGGTATTTGCATTTCAGACATTCATTTATATTTATATATGAAAATACTTGGTATCATATGATAAGAAGCGAATGCAGATATTTAGATAAAAAAACATATTTATGCAAAAATTATGAAAACAGAAATGAAATCTGCTCAAAACATAGTCCTCCTAAATGTGAAAGATATGAAGAATGGTATGATGTAATATTTGATGATCAATATGAATTAGAGAAGTATGTATATGAAAAGAAAATAATTAAGAAAAAATCTTCGACTACAAAGAAAAAAGTAGCTAAAAAAACTAAATAA